One Leptospiraceae bacterium genomic window carries:
- a CDS encoding bifunctional (p)ppGpp synthetase/guanosine-3',5'-bis(diphosphate) 3'-pyrophosphohydrolase: MGFLKREINVELLFEAIAERFSEKDQELIRRAYELAENKHKDQKRHSGAPYIIHPVNVAYILNELRQEPNVVAAGLLHDVIEDTAYSKDDMIRDFGKDITKLVEGVTKMSKVKNKTRMNFESIAAENLRRMLMATAKDPRIIVIKLADKTHNMRTLQFHRPEKQKTIAQETLSIYAPLAGRLGVYKIKSELEDLAFQILEPEAYQDIKEKVAAKKAERDNFIETAKLIIKQRLAEINLDVQIEGRSKHFYSIYKKMKDKDKNFDEINDLRAVRIITKEVRDCYGVFGVVHSIWTPVPGKFKDYIATPKTNQYQSLHTAVIGQDGRSFEIQIRTADMNHIAEHGIAAHWAYKEGTNSKDVSMTAKWIERIRNWSESSTDSDSKEFLEDLTHELHEDEVFVFTPKGDIYNFPKGSTILDYAFRIHTDVGIHAKGAKISGRMVPLRTELKSGDQIEVITDKKVKPSPIWLRIVRTSSAKQKLRQYFRKIQDETANDVSVSYVAKLPNETVPEIDLTTLKKLKPDKKKSKEKREISIVVAGIKDILVRLSSCCSPLPGDEIIGFITRGRGVTVHKSNCPIAKNHSDKKRIVTVRWDGVNNPVPVRIEVKAYDRQGIYLEMVESISRTETNILEAGASSAGEGTLLARFLIEIEHLDQLQEILDNIRAIKNIISAERVMEK; this comes from the coding sequence ATGGGCTTTTTAAAGAGAGAAATCAATGTAGAATTGCTATTTGAAGCAATTGCGGAAAGGTTTAGCGAAAAAGACCAAGAGTTAATTCGGAGAGCCTATGAATTAGCGGAAAATAAACACAAAGATCAAAAAAGACATTCAGGTGCGCCTTACATCATTCATCCGGTAAATGTTGCTTACATCCTAAATGAATTACGACAGGAGCCTAACGTAGTTGCCGCTGGACTATTACATGATGTAATTGAAGACACTGCTTATTCAAAAGATGATATGATTCGTGATTTCGGGAAAGACATTACAAAGCTAGTAGAAGGTGTTACTAAAATGTCTAAAGTCAAAAATAAAACAAGAATGAACTTTGAATCTATTGCAGCAGAGAATCTACGTAGAATGCTTATGGCTACAGCTAAAGATCCACGTATAATCGTGATTAAGTTAGCAGATAAGACGCATAATATGCGGACCCTTCAATTTCATAGACCCGAAAAACAAAAGACCATTGCACAAGAGACTCTTTCCATTTACGCACCATTAGCCGGTAGACTCGGTGTATATAAAATTAAATCCGAATTAGAAGACCTTGCTTTTCAAATTCTAGAACCAGAAGCCTATCAAGATATAAAAGAGAAAGTAGCAGCCAAAAAAGCAGAGCGGGATAATTTTATAGAGACCGCGAAGTTAATAATAAAACAACGGCTAGCAGAGATTAACCTCGATGTGCAAATAGAAGGACGCTCTAAGCATTTTTATTCTATCTACAAAAAAATGAAAGATAAAGATAAAAATTTCGATGAGATAAATGATCTACGTGCAGTTCGAATCATTACAAAAGAAGTCAGAGATTGTTATGGAGTATTTGGAGTTGTCCACAGCATATGGACTCCTGTTCCTGGAAAATTCAAAGACTATATAGCCACACCAAAAACAAATCAATACCAATCATTACATACTGCTGTGATCGGTCAAGATGGTAGATCCTTTGAAATTCAAATTCGAACTGCTGATATGAATCATATCGCCGAACATGGAATAGCCGCTCATTGGGCATACAAGGAAGGAACAAATTCTAAAGACGTTTCCATGACAGCCAAATGGATTGAACGAATTCGCAATTGGAGTGAATCTAGCACTGATTCGGATTCAAAAGAATTCTTGGAAGATTTAACTCATGAACTTCATGAGGACGAAGTATTTGTATTCACTCCCAAGGGGGATATTTACAATTTTCCCAAGGGATCGACTATTCTAGATTATGCGTTCCGGATTCATACTGATGTAGGAATTCATGCAAAGGGAGCAAAGATTAGTGGAAGAATGGTTCCACTTAGAACAGAACTTAAGTCAGGCGATCAAATCGAAGTCATAACGGATAAGAAGGTGAAACCGTCACCGATATGGTTGCGCATTGTTCGCACATCTTCAGCCAAACAAAAATTACGACAATACTTTCGTAAAATTCAAGATGAAACAGCGAATGATGTATCAGTTTCCTATGTCGCAAAACTACCAAATGAAACAGTTCCCGAAATTGATTTAACCACATTAAAAAAACTAAAACCGGACAAAAAGAAAAGCAAAGAAAAACGCGAAATCAGTATTGTGGTTGCAGGAATCAAAGATATTTTAGTCAGACTTTCTTCTTGCTGCTCCCCTCTTCCCGGAGATGAAATCATCGGCTTTATTACGCGGGGTCGCGGAGTTACAGTTCACAAATCAAATTGTCCTATAGCAAAAAATCATTCTGATAAAAAAAGAATTGTTACAGTGCGATGGGATGGAGTTAACAATCCAGTCCCTGTTCGAATTGAAGTCAAAGCTTACGATAGACAAGGAATCTATTTAGAAATGGTTGAGTCTATTTCAAGAACAGAAACAAATATTTTAGAAGCAGGTGCAAGTTCTGCCGGCGAAGGAACTTTGCTAGCAAGATTTCTAATTGAAATAGAGCATCTCGATCAACTGCAAGAAATTTTAGACAATATACGAGCCATCAAAAATATCATCTCTGCTGAGAGAGTAATGGAAAAATAA
- the rfbA gene encoding glucose-1-phosphate thymidylyltransferase RfbA produces the protein MKGIILAGGSGTRLYPVTRVVSKQLMPIYDKPMIYYPLSTLMLAGIKDILIISTPNDSPLFRSLLGDGSDFGIKISYEIQPSPDGLAQAFIIGEKFIDGDNCSLILGDNIFYGHGMIESLVDATKLENGAVIFGYYVNDPERYGVVEFDKSGKVLGIEEKPLKPKSNYSIPGLYFYDNKVCEYARNLKPSPRGELEITDLNKVYLQKGQLTVNLLGRGIAWFDTGTHNSLLEASQFIEVIENRQGLKVGCLEEISFRKNYIDKAQLLKLAEPMKKNGYGQYLIRLANEHSTD, from the coding sequence ATGAAAGGAATTATTCTTGCCGGTGGTTCTGGCACACGCCTTTATCCAGTTACGAGAGTCGTTAGTAAGCAACTCATGCCAATATACGACAAGCCAATGATCTATTATCCGCTATCTACTTTAATGCTAGCTGGAATCAAAGACATTCTAATTATATCAACTCCGAATGATAGTCCACTCTTTCGCTCTTTACTTGGCGATGGCTCAGACTTTGGAATTAAAATTTCGTATGAGATTCAACCTTCCCCAGATGGACTAGCACAAGCATTCATCATTGGAGAAAAGTTTATTGATGGGGATAATTGCAGTCTTATCCTTGGTGATAATATTTTCTACGGACATGGTATGATTGAAAGTCTAGTCGATGCAACTAAACTAGAAAACGGTGCAGTCATCTTTGGTTATTATGTAAATGATCCTGAGCGTTATGGTGTAGTCGAATTTGATAAATCTGGAAAAGTATTAGGCATCGAAGAAAAACCACTCAAGCCAAAATCTAACTACTCAATCCCGGGACTATATTTCTATGATAATAAAGTTTGTGAATATGCAAGAAACCTAAAACCTTCCCCAAGAGGCGAATTAGAAATAACTGATCTAAACAAAGTATATCTACAAAAGGGGCAATTGACCGTTAACCTCTTAGGTAGAGGAATAGCATGGTTTGACACAGGAACTCATAACTCACTTTTAGAAGCTTCTCAATTCATCGAAGTAATTGAAAATCGTCAGGGGCTAAAGGTTGGTTGCCTCGAAGAAATTTCTTTTCGTAAAAACTATATCGACAAAGCACAACTTTTAAAATTAGCAGAACCAATGAAGAAAAACGGATACGGACAATATTTAATAAGGCTAGCCAATGAACATTCTACAGACTGA
- a CDS encoding caspase family protein, with amino-acid sequence MKIKIVLFLSLLIFSSSNLLAKKYGLILGSNYKGNKAGISELNLCEADATYINDQIKKVGNFDELKVLLGPQITKNNIEKEIKSIGSKAKSDDVVFLFFAGHGFFQRDAAAKNGMRNYIVCYDRPHLSDDELNEYLKTIKTQKTLFVFDCCFSGGIAKKGKATRGDKDVPIPDGKQGTVRQDPEDFFFQNKAIIASADDDQTAIEVGGEINHGIFTYQFGRALENGDLNNDKVVTALEAFFKSRDAVIKMAQDNDHKQVPQVSGDASGIFLAGNPAPVIPPAPVDPKPEPKPEPKPEPASDPIKPDPVQPPVTPAEPPVINVTTNGDLLIKTTIIRDRSYGLQSLPPEEMMKQKKNRQGDRRVKVLIDDKEVNFKLIPVKSDFWGSVSRAGRLIQGEIYHILVKGVGTGVHKITVKADEYPEVVTTFAVLQDKENVLELTNAMSGFAVIQGNVFYKTLDNPVIKQPIYMPTVKSVNGVQKVLTDNEGNFWFTNLIPGDYELKASFAEQLELNNSTIKVKEGEVTKVQVILNVKMPLTKTKY; translated from the coding sequence ATGAAGATTAAAATCGTTTTGTTTTTGTCCTTACTCATTTTCTCTTCTTCCAATCTGCTCGCTAAAAAATATGGGCTGATTCTGGGAAGTAATTATAAAGGCAATAAAGCTGGCATTAGTGAATTAAACTTATGCGAAGCGGATGCCACCTATATAAACGACCAAATTAAAAAGGTCGGAAACTTTGATGAATTAAAAGTCCTCCTCGGACCACAAATCACAAAGAATAATATCGAAAAAGAAATCAAATCCATCGGCTCAAAAGCTAAATCGGATGATGTGGTATTTTTATTTTTTGCTGGACATGGATTTTTTCAACGAGATGCAGCGGCTAAGAACGGTATGCGCAACTATATAGTCTGTTATGATAGACCGCATTTATCGGATGACGAACTCAATGAATATTTAAAAACTATTAAAACTCAAAAGACTCTCTTTGTTTTTGACTGTTGCTTCTCCGGTGGAATTGCTAAGAAAGGAAAAGCTACTCGTGGTGATAAAGATGTTCCAATTCCTGATGGTAAACAAGGAACTGTTAGACAAGATCCAGAAGATTTCTTCTTTCAAAACAAAGCTATCATCGCTTCTGCTGATGACGACCAGACTGCGATTGAAGTCGGTGGTGAAATTAATCATGGTATCTTCACATATCAATTTGGTCGTGCTTTAGAAAATGGAGACTTGAACAACGACAAGGTTGTTACCGCACTAGAAGCATTTTTTAAATCCCGTGATGCTGTAATCAAGATGGCACAGGACAACGATCATAAACAAGTTCCACAAGTATCGGGCGATGCATCCGGTATTTTCTTAGCAGGTAATCCTGCTCCTGTAATTCCTCCCGCACCTGTAGATCCTAAGCCAGAGCCAAAGCCTGAACCTAAACCAGAGCCTGCTAGTGATCCAATAAAACCTGATCCTGTTCAACCTCCTGTGACTCCAGCAGAGCCGCCAGTTATTAACGTAACGACTAATGGCGATTTGCTTATCAAGACTACGATCATTCGAGATAGATCTTACGGCTTACAAAGCTTACCCCCTGAAGAGATGATGAAGCAAAAGAAAAATCGTCAGGGCGACAGAAGAGTAAAAGTGTTAATTGATGACAAAGAAGTAAATTTCAAACTCATTCCAGTTAAGTCTGATTTCTGGGGCTCTGTATCTCGCGCTGGTAGACTCATACAAGGAGAGATTTATCATATCCTGGTAAAAGGAGTTGGCACTGGAGTTCATAAGATTACAGTGAAGGCAGACGAGTATCCTGAAGTAGTCACTACCTTCGCAGTCTTACAAGACAAAGAAAATGTTCTAGAGCTAACCAACGCAATGTCGGGATTTGCTGTCATCCAAGGAAATGTATTTTATAAAACCTTGGACAATCCTGTTATCAAGCAACCGATTTACATGCCAACAGTAAAGAGTGTAAATGGAGTTCAGAAAGTTCTTACAGACAATGAAGGAAACTTCTGGTTTACCAATCTTATCCCCGGCGACTATGAACTAAAAGCTTCTTTCGCTGAGCAATTAGAATTGAATAACTCCACCATCAAAGTAAAAGAAGGCGAAGTAACAAAGGTTCAAGTTATCTTGAATGTGAAGATGCCACTTACTAAGACTAAGTATTAG
- a CDS encoding slipin family protein, protein MEFIIVIVALFLLSGIRIAQEYQRAVVFRLGRFVSVKGPGIYWIIPLLEWQRRVDIRTLTVDIEKQETITRDSVTIKVNAVLWYKIVDPAKAILNVFNFEYAVYQVSLTALRNIIGKNQLDEVLKERTKINSDLKEIVDEITASWGIKVEFVEMKDVEIPTSMQRAMAREAEATREKRARIIKAEAELEASEKLSQGAKQIAENPLALELRRMQMLSEIGAENNTTTIILMPSEFTNLAKAFTEDLIKKPKKKI, encoded by the coding sequence ATGGAATTCATTATTGTTATTGTCGCCTTATTTCTATTATCCGGTATTCGCATTGCACAAGAATACCAAAGAGCCGTTGTATTTAGATTGGGTCGCTTTGTTTCCGTCAAAGGTCCTGGTATATATTGGATTATCCCCCTACTCGAATGGCAAAGAAGAGTAGATATTCGCACACTGACTGTAGACATTGAAAAACAAGAAACAATTACTCGCGATAGTGTGACTATAAAAGTAAATGCTGTGCTTTGGTATAAGATTGTAGATCCCGCAAAAGCAATTCTCAATGTGTTTAATTTCGAGTATGCGGTATACCAGGTTTCTCTCACTGCTCTTCGAAATATAATCGGGAAAAATCAACTTGATGAAGTGTTAAAAGAGAGAACTAAAATTAATTCTGATCTAAAAGAAATAGTCGATGAAATCACAGCATCATGGGGAATCAAAGTAGAATTTGTAGAAATGAAAGATGTAGAGATTCCTACTTCTATGCAAAGAGCGATGGCTAGAGAAGCAGAAGCAACAAGAGAAAAAAGAGCACGTATTATAAAGGCAGAGGCTGAACTAGAAGCCTCCGAGAAACTATCCCAGGGAGCAAAGCAAATTGCAGAAAATCCTTTAGCACTAGAACTTAGAAGAATGCAGATGCTTTCAGAAATAGGAGCAGAGAATAACACAACAACGATTATCCTCATGCCATCCGAATTTACAAATCTAGCAAAAGCATTTACGGAAGATTTAATCAAAAAACCAAAAAAGAAAATCTAA
- a CDS encoding PIN domain-containing protein produces the protein MLKTILDTGPIVAFFDEGDKHSVAVRNYLKNFQGKLFTTLAVITEASYLLDENKNRQLDFIEWIKDGAVSVVDISGDDFVLIHKYMKKYADTPMDFADASLVILANKLNTKSILTLDSDFSVYRTMDGKKFDHLLKSIVLLK, from the coding sequence ATGCTTAAAACAATTCTAGATACGGGACCCATTGTCGCTTTCTTTGATGAAGGCGACAAACACTCAGTAGCCGTTCGAAATTATTTAAAAAATTTCCAAGGAAAACTTTTTACAACCCTCGCCGTCATCACGGAAGCTTCGTATTTACTTGATGAAAATAAAAATAGACAACTAGATTTTATAGAATGGATTAAAGACGGCGCTGTCTCTGTCGTCGATATCTCAGGCGATGATTTCGTATTAATCCATAAGTATATGAAAAAATATGCAGATACTCCGATGGATTTTGCAGACGCCAGTCTTGTTATTTTGGCAAACAAGTTAAATACAAAAAGTATCCTTACTCTCGATAGTGATTTTTCTGTTTATAGAACAATGGACGGTAAAAAATTTGATCATTTGTTAAAGAGTATTGTGCTTTTGAAATGA
- a CDS encoding transcriptional regulator, with protein sequence MLSLRIPDFLESQLLVLCQEEKKTKTKIIQESLLLYIESKKQKTSAYELGKKYFGKYETTPSDKSVNHKELIRKKIRQKHNA encoded by the coding sequence ATGCTAAGTTTAAGAATTCCAGATTTTTTAGAAAGCCAGCTTTTAGTTCTATGCCAAGAAGAAAAAAAGACTAAGACAAAAATCATACAGGAGTCACTTCTATTATACATAGAATCCAAAAAACAAAAGACATCTGCCTATGAACTCGGCAAAAAGTATTTTGGAAAATATGAAACTACTCCTTCTGATAAATCAGTCAACCACAAAGAATTAATCCGAAAAAAAATAAGACAAAAGCATAATGCTTAA
- a CDS encoding redoxin family protein: MKQIISLFIFCILFSFTIFGQSIEQVKPWLGISIESKPNGVNIIQAIQGTPAEKAGLKTGDLIKKVDSVPVKEPKELIGYIQSKGVGYEVIVEFERDKKPMKLSIKLEARPDEFAVVKKQLTGKPMPDFSLEGMNEKKTFTKKDIASKVTIIEFWATWCGPCRASHERLSEFAEKNPSIQVLAVSNEETELIQKYIKSTKHKFTTVRDASGDLHKTFMVSAIPMTALIDKQGRIHSLSLGGGSYLEEILQAASELGKK; the protein is encoded by the coding sequence ATGAAACAAATCATTTCTCTTTTTATCTTTTGCATTCTTTTTTCTTTTACAATCTTTGGACAGAGCATTGAGCAAGTCAAGCCCTGGTTAGGAATTTCCATTGAGAGTAAACCAAATGGAGTTAATATAATACAAGCCATTCAAGGAACTCCCGCAGAAAAAGCGGGACTTAAAACGGGAGACCTCATTAAGAAAGTAGATTCAGTTCCCGTGAAGGAACCGAAAGAATTAATTGGTTATATTCAATCGAAAGGTGTAGGGTATGAAGTAATCGTAGAATTTGAGCGTGATAAAAAACCAATGAAGCTTTCTATTAAACTAGAAGCAAGACCGGATGAATTTGCAGTCGTAAAAAAACAACTAACAGGAAAACCAATGCCCGATTTTTCTTTAGAAGGAATGAACGAAAAGAAAACGTTCACTAAAAAAGACATCGCGAGTAAAGTTACCATCATAGAATTTTGGGCTACTTGGTGTGGTCCTTGTCGTGCATCACACGAAAGACTATCTGAGTTCGCAGAAAAGAATCCGTCCATTCAAGTATTGGCAGTATCAAACGAAGAAACTGAACTCATACAAAAATATATAAAGAGCACAAAACACAAATTTACCACAGTTCGCGATGCGTCAGGCGACTTACATAAAACTTTTATGGTCTCCGCTATTCCAATGACAGCACTCATCGACAAACAAGGGCGCATTCATTCTCTATCTCTTGGCGGTGGTTCTTACTTAGAAGAAATTCTACAAGCAGCTAGTGAGCTTGGGAAGAAGTAG
- the ilvC gene encoding ketol-acid reductoisomerase: protein MAQLFYDADCDLGVLQGKTIAVIGYGSQGHAQAQNMKDSGLKVIIGLKDSSKSIKDAKEAGFEVYSIAEAAKKADIIQVLAPDTVQADIYEKDIKPNLQPGNAIVFSHGFNIHYDLITPPKDIDVYMVAPKGPGHLVRRVYTEGGGVPCLIAIYQDATGTARKRALAHAAGVGGGRAGILETSFREETETDLFGEQVVLCGGLAALIQAGFETLTEAGYDPEIAYFECLHEVKLITDLIYEGGLARMRFSISDTAEYGDLTRGPRIIDAGTKARMKEVLNEIQKDKGAKFAKEWVAETKAGYPNFQKLRDAGAAHPIEAVGKKLRSMMKWLAK from the coding sequence ATGGCACAATTATTTTATGACGCAGATTGCGATCTAGGCGTCTTACAAGGAAAAACAATTGCAGTAATCGGTTACGGAAGTCAGGGACATGCCCAGGCACAAAACATGAAAGACTCTGGTCTTAAAGTGATCATCGGGCTTAAAGACAGTTCTAAGTCTATCAAAGACGCAAAAGAAGCTGGATTTGAAGTATATTCCATTGCGGAAGCTGCTAAAAAAGCAGACATCATTCAAGTTCTTGCTCCTGATACTGTGCAAGCTGATATTTACGAAAAAGACATCAAGCCAAACCTACAACCTGGCAATGCAATCGTATTCTCTCACGGTTTTAACATTCACTATGATTTAATCACTCCTCCTAAAGATATAGACGTTTACATGGTTGCTCCTAAAGGACCTGGACATTTAGTTAGAAGAGTTTACACAGAAGGTGGCGGGGTTCCTTGCTTGATAGCTATTTACCAAGATGCAACTGGAACAGCGCGTAAGCGTGCTTTGGCGCATGCAGCCGGTGTTGGTGGTGGTCGTGCTGGTATTTTAGAAACAAGTTTCCGTGAAGAAACAGAGACTGATCTATTCGGAGAACAAGTTGTTCTTTGTGGCGGCTTAGCAGCGTTAATCCAAGCTGGTTTTGAAACATTAACCGAAGCAGGATACGATCCTGAAATCGCATACTTCGAATGTCTACATGAAGTAAAACTCATTACTGACTTAATCTACGAAGGTGGACTAGCTCGTATGAGATTCTCCATTTCTGATACAGCGGAATACGGTGATTTAACTCGCGGTCCTCGTATCATTGACGCAGGCACAAAAGCTAGAATGAAAGAAGTTCTAAATGAAATCCAAAAAGACAAAGGTGCGAAGTTTGCAAAAGAATGGGTGGCTGAGACTAAAGCCGGTTATCCTAACTTCCAAAAACTACGTGACGCAGGTGCCGCTCACCCAATCGAAGCTGTTGGTAAAAAACTCCGCAGCATGATGAAGTGGCTGGCTAAGTAG
- the nadC gene encoding carboxylating nicotinate-nucleotide diphosphorylase codes for MDRFYTNPISKLTSSDFTQLVRLALEEDMPEKDITSESIFSKEQKANATLIAKEEGVLAGTIVIEELNKQTGNLFSYQVLKQDGEAFKPKETLLTLKGSLIVILRIERVLLNFLQYLSGIATEANKISKKYENRLMVFDTRKTLPGYRKLAKYAVYIGGACNHRQNLSDMGLIKDNHVAMSGSILEAVAKIRKNFPDRKVELEIDGLFQLDEALNASPDIILLDNFSIEDTKIAVNKIKLEKPNIRIECSGGITPEKLDALSNIGTIGVSMGYLTHTTRFLDLSLEIESH; via the coding sequence ATGGACAGATTTTACACAAATCCAATTAGTAAATTAACATCTTCTGACTTCACGCAGCTTGTCCGCTTAGCTCTAGAAGAAGACATGCCAGAAAAAGATATTACCTCTGAATCAATCTTTTCAAAAGAACAAAAAGCAAATGCTACCTTAATTGCAAAAGAAGAAGGAGTTCTTGCAGGCACAATTGTCATCGAGGAATTAAATAAACAAACTGGAAATCTTTTTTCCTATCAAGTATTAAAGCAAGACGGTGAGGCATTTAAACCGAAAGAGACTCTCTTAACATTAAAAGGAAGTCTAATCGTGATTTTGCGCATTGAAAGAGTGTTACTTAACTTTTTACAATACCTCTCCGGTATCGCAACGGAAGCAAATAAAATTTCCAAGAAGTATGAAAACCGTTTAATGGTTTTTGATACTCGAAAAACTCTTCCGGGTTATCGTAAGCTTGCAAAGTATGCAGTCTATATTGGAGGAGCATGCAACCATAGACAAAACCTTTCCGATATGGGGCTAATTAAAGATAACCATGTTGCTATGTCAGGCTCTATACTAGAAGCAGTTGCAAAGATTAGAAAGAATTTTCCAGACAGAAAAGTAGAATTGGAAATTGACGGTCTATTCCAATTAGACGAAGCATTGAATGCTTCCCCGGACATTATCCTACTTGATAATTTTAGCATTGAAGATACAAAGATTGCAGTAAATAAAATTAAATTAGAAAAACCTAATATTCGAATTGAATGCTCGGGTGGAATTACACCTGAAAAATTAGATGCGCTTTCTAATATCGGAACAATCGGAGTAAGTATGGGCTATCTCACACATACAACTCGATTCTTAGATTTGAGTCTTGAGATAGAGAGTCACTGA
- a CDS encoding nucleotidyltransferase domain-containing protein, which yields MNPIFVQTISDYFKDKKINKSYLFGSFAKGLEKDSSDIDILVELSESIGFMKLIQYKLDLEDQLHRNVDLVTPASISPLIFPLIQKDRKLIYERK from the coding sequence ATGAATCCAATCTTTGTTCAGACTATTTCAGATTACTTTAAAGATAAAAAAATAAACAAATCGTATCTATTCGGTTCTTTCGCGAAGGGATTGGAAAAAGATTCAAGCGACATAGATATATTAGTCGAACTAAGCGAATCTATTGGCTTTATGAAATTAATACAATATAAATTAGACTTAGAAGATCAGCTACACCGAAACGTCGATTTAGTTACACCCGCATCGATCTCTCCTCTCATTTTTCCACTAATTCAAAAAGATCGGAAACTCATTTATGAACGAAAATGA
- the rfbC gene encoding dTDP-4-dehydrorhamnose 3,5-epimerase, with product MNILQTEFEGLYVIEPKVFKDDRGFFYESYSDKAFAEKGLNFNFVQDNHAKSTDTGVVRGLHFQKPPFDQAKLVRVTKGAVYDVVVDLRQSSKTYKKWFGIELSGGNFKQLLIPRGFVHGYLVLKPETEFLYKVDNLYSKESEGGILWNDPTLQIDWMIAKPLLSDKDMKLPLLAESLGIFP from the coding sequence ATGAACATTCTACAGACTGAATTTGAAGGACTCTATGTAATTGAACCAAAGGTATTCAAAGACGACCGTGGCTTTTTTTATGAAAGCTATTCCGATAAAGCCTTTGCTGAGAAAGGTTTAAATTTTAACTTCGTGCAGGATAATCATGCTAAGTCTACAGACACAGGAGTTGTGCGCGGATTACATTTTCAAAAGCCTCCTTTTGATCAAGCTAAGCTTGTGCGTGTTACCAAAGGTGCCGTATACGATGTAGTCGTTGATTTAAGACAAAGCTCCAAGACTTATAAAAAATGGTTTGGCATTGAATTAAGCGGTGGAAATTTTAAACAGCTCTTAATTCCACGCGGTTTTGTTCATGGCTATTTAGTTTTAAAACCAGAAACAGAATTTCTATACAAAGTAGACAATCTCTACAGCAAAGAAAGCGAAGGCGGAATTTTATGGAATGATCCAACTCTACAAATAGATTGGATGATCGCAAAACCACTATTATCCGACAAAGACATGAAGCTTCCCCTACTCGCTGAATCTCTTGGAATTTTTCCGTAA